One Fusarium falciforme chromosome 12, complete sequence DNA window includes the following coding sequences:
- a CDS encoding MFS domain-containing protein has translation MVLTEREKDERISDGEATLQNNGITTPDEEELARTKSAVSIAETFSLPHEILFISTICMAQFMTQGALGNCLNLLHVIGASFSLSNPAELSWLIAGYSLTVGTFILVSGRLGDVFGYKRLFLIGFVWFALWSMIAGLATYSNHVLFVFARVFQGIGPAIVMPNGLAILGASYHPGPRKTLAFALFGACAPGGNVFAAAFAGLFVKDHEEWWPWAFYSFAIGLAAIAVFATFIIPDPPHKLSSSSMTWKEILDQLDLLGATTGITALVLFNFAWNQAPIVGWETPYVYVLLIIGVLLVPVFFYIELRVASNPLIPFDTLTSDVGFILACVAGGWASFGIWIYYTWEFFQLLRGGSPLLTAAWMSPVAVSGAIASLTTAWLLHFTHPALVMLIALVSFTVGTILMMTAPVEQNYWFQSFFSLIIMTWGMDMSFPAATLILSNSVKREHQGIAASLVSTVVNYSISLGLGFAATVEVHVNNGGETMADLLFGYRAAWYMAVGFAGLGLGISIIYFIRRMMKEGITGRR, from the exons ATGGTGCTCACCGAGCGAGAAAAAG ATGAGCGCATCAGCGATGGAGAGGCTACCTTGCAGAACAATGGCATTACAACgcccgacgaggaggagctggctcGGACAAAATCGGCCGTCTCAATCGCCGAGACGTTCTCGCTGCCTCATgagatcctcttcatctcgacCATTTGCATGGCCCAATTCATGACCCAAGGAGCTCTAGGAAACTGTCTTAATCTCTTGCACGTTATTGGCGCCTCATTTTCTTTGAGCAACCCGGCAGAGCTCAGCTGGTTGATCGCTGGCTACAGTTTGACAGTCGGCACGTTTATCCTCGTTTCAGGTCGCCTCGGAGATGTGTTTGGCTACAAGCGCCTGTTTCTGATCGGATTCGTGTGGTTTGCTTTGTGGTCAATGATCGCAGGCCTTGCTACGTATTCCAACCATGTACTCTTTGTCTTTGCAAGAGTCTTTCAGGGCATTGGTCCAGCCATTGTGATGCCCAATGGATTGGCGATTCTCGGAGCTTCGTATCACCCAGGCCCTAGGAAAACACTCGCGTTCGCACTCTTTGGGGCTTGCGCGCCAGGCGGTAACGTCTTTGCCGCTGCCTTCGCCGGTCTCTTTGTCAAGGATCATGAAGAGTGGTGGCCCTGGGCATTTTACTCGTTTGCAATTGGTCTGGCTGCTATCGCTGTTTTTGCGACATTCATCATCCCAGATCCCCCTCACAAGCTGTCCTCGTCAAGCATGACATGGAAGGAGATTTTGGATCAGCTGGATCTCCTGGGCGCAACAACCGGCATTACTGCTCTGGTCCTCTTCAACTTTGCCTGGAACCAAGCCCCGATCGTTGGCTGGGAGACACCGTACGTCTACgtgctcctcatcatcggagTTCTTCTGGTGCCTGTCTTCTTCTACATCGAACTGCGAGTCGCCTCAAATCCTCTCATTCCGTTCGACACTCTAACAAGCGACGTTGGATTTATCCTCGCCTGTGTAGCCGGTGGCTGGGCTTCATTCGGTATTTGGATTTACTACACCTGGGAGTTCTTCCAGCTTTTGCGGGGAGGCTCGCCCCTTCTCACAGCGGCGTGGATGAGCCCTGTCGCTGTTTCAGGCGCAATAGCCTCGCTGACGACCGCGTGGCTGCTGCACTTTACACATCCCGCCTTGGTCATGTTGATTGCCCTCGTGTCGTTCACGGTTGGCACGATTTTAATGATGACTGCCCCTGTTGAGCAAAACTACTGGTTTCAGTCATTCTTCAGCTTGATCATCATGACCTGGGGGATGGACATGTCCTTCCCTGCAGCAACGTTGATTCTGTCAAATTCCGTCAAGAGGGAACACCAAGGAATTGCGGCAAGCTTGGTGAGCACGGTTGTCAACTACAGCATCAGTCTCGGCCTGGGATTTGCCGCAACGGTCGAGGTGCATGTCAACAATGGCGGAGAGACGATGGCTGATCTTCTTTTCGGTTACCGAGCAGCTTGGTACATGGCTGTAGGATTCGCTGGTCTGGGTCTGGGAATTAGCATCATCTACTTTATtcggaggatgatgaaggaaGGCATCACAGGACGCCGATAG
- a CDS encoding CDH-cyt domain-containing protein: MPLFSSLRRRQPARHRHVNPNHLLVTAFLLPALALAQDDDEPTSSTNQFSQPFVDQITGLNMERFFGARTSFGFGFALPDAQPGAGAGSFIGQLSFPLVNGQGWGSFGLTGDMEGNFILAVWPDGKGGVMASFRQATNEDNPPEVTGQFRVRPLPEGVSVNSTSLLYTFLCENCLDSTLGLGPEATAGNAVMGWALSERPPRGDPSDPGAFLGFHERGFGPFTARLAQAKTAGFDAVAATALDPVGDSGNAVAAVPGAFEDGSGDEDSGDEGGAIGGGGGGSRDGDDSGDDSDDDD, encoded by the coding sequence ATGCCTCTCTTCAGCAGTCTTCGGCGGCGCCAGCCTGCCCGCCACCGACACGTCAACCCCAACCATCTCCTCGTTACCGCATTCCTCCTACCCGCTTTAGCCCTCGCccaagacgatgacgagcccacctcctccaccaatCAATTCTCCCAACCCTTTGTCGACCAAATAACAGGCCTCAATATGGAGAGATTTTTTGGTGCAAGAACGTCGTTTGGCTTTGGCTTTGCCCTCCCTGATGCTCAGCCCGGTGCTGGCGCCGGCTCCTTCATTGGCCAACTCTCGTTCCCCCTTGTGAATGGGCAGGGTTGGGGATCGTTCGGCTTGACTGGAGATATGGAGGGCAACTTTATTCTCGCTGTCTGGCCAGATGGCAAAGGAGGTGTCATGGCATCCTTTCGACAAGCTACGAATGAAGACAACCCGCCCGAAGTTACGGGACAATTCCGAGTCAGACCTCTGCCAGAGGGAGTTTCTGTTAACTCAACTTCTTTGTTGTATACCTTTCTCTGCGAGAACTGCCTCGACAGTACTCTTGGCCTAGGCCCAGAAGCCACCGCAGGGAACGCGGTCATGGGGTGGGCATTGTCGGAGAGGCCGCCAAGGGGGGACCCTTCTGATCCTGGTGCATTCCTAGGTTTTCACGAAAGGGGCTTTGGGCCCTTTACGGCTCGTCTGGCACAGGCCAAGACTGCAGGGTTCGATGCCGTTGCAGCCACGGCACTTGACCCCGTGGGGGACTCTGGGAACGCAGTGGCAGCCGTCCCAGGGGCTTTCGAGGATGGGAGTGGTGACGAAGATAGTGGTGACGAGGGAGGTGCCATTGGCGGGGGTGGAGGCGGGAGCAGAGACGGGGACGACAGTGGCGATGAcagtgacgacgatgatTAA